The Alnus glutinosa chromosome 3, dhAlnGlut1.1, whole genome shotgun sequence nucleotide sequence attaggtttgattgcttgatttttacTTGATATATTCTGTGTTTTTTGTGCAATCTGGGAACCATCTTTTTGCcccttatttctcttgagagaatattacaggtactatttggggaagatagaaaaagcaggtcgagcgactgtttttctgtattggcaacatcaAGCTTACacagatatgattgagagtttatgactatatctgccaagattttcctgtatatgcaaaaattggatagcttcttctctcatgcaatgaaaatgtacactatccaagactcccttaaaggtacatctttcttCTCTAACCTTTTGCTTCTGGtactctaaacaagagagatgtttttgacaagatcgtcaaattgaccaagatgctagttgaacctagaacctaaaaattctggcactctctaggatGCAGCAtgaaaaagaatcaagcagttactcttatgaattttgtgctatGTACATATATTCACGGCTTATGTGTTGAATTAgcaatataccttgtccttcatggtgcaagtaaaattttaccttgtccttcatggtacaagtaaaacaattgggtgctacatcttagggggagtgtatcagatgagggtggctaggccctagtaattaataaggtttgacttttgactaatctttcactgattttctctcttgtctagaaaatctggttgctttttgtcatatcagtgaaagtcatacctttagGGAAAAGTCTTcatacacacacgcattgcatgagttgagtaatctattgaAATTTTCTATCCAcgggaaaatctttgtgctgattgaactctgaactcttTATTATATCTCTGCagagttttgagatgctatgtgattgctttatcagttgattatacatgcgtgttttgaagctgatattaggaaaaatattttctgcacatttttcctcagtttttgtcattttcagtgtgaagcgtcggGATGGTACCTCTTTGGGTCCAGACAGGTGTGGCTTAGACAGTCGGACGATAATGTTACATGTACGGATGCGCGCAGCTCCGACGGCAGAACGGTAAggttacacgtccggacgcacgcggcCTTTCGCATGTTTTCGAGGCAGCGCGAGTCCGGATGGGTTaatgagccgtccggacaaggACCCCACAGATTATAATACGGGTTCTACCCTAGCCGCCGCCGCATATCCTTGACCCcacttgttttttcttctctttttggctTTTAGTGCGTGGCTTCTCTAGATTTTTGCATTATCTAGCcctattttgtccttttgtgcttACATCTCTTCATTCTAGGTATTTTTTTCAAgttatctttattcttttcagtattTTGATAACTGCTAGAATATCGATTATTTTGGggaatattttgatattatcAAGtacatatttgtgatatctgctgtgttgggattatCTATTTTGGTATTATTGtggactgtattgtgatatttgctgtttgtaatttttttgataagtccatcttactgctgttataatgccggattttctATGTGAACTAACAAGTTTTTCTAGGACTATTATTGGCAAATTTTGTTGGTTACTTTTGTAGACTCATGTCTACCGACGGTCCACAGCAAAAagtccgacagaggacagaAGGAGATAGAGCAACCCTTAGAGCTAAAATTATGGACCGACCCGTCATTGCTGAGAGAAATGTAGTTCGGtcagacatcatggtggctcctctggatagtatccacgaCATTATCCAGACCTACCATTGGGGCTACCTACACAACTGTGCCTATGTTGTGTTCACCAGGCTTGTCAGATTATtttatgccaaccttgaggtggttcaggatgatgatgtgccctGCCTCCCCATATTCCTATAGGAGTGCCAGATGTGGCGTCCTCGCAAACTGTTCCACCACCTCAATAGGATGCCAGTTATTCTCAAATTTTGGAGTTATTGGCAGCTATACAAGGAGGTGTGAGTTCCATGTAGCAATCCATGTCATCTATGCAGCAATCCATCTCTGCCATGCAGCAtgaggttcactctattaacctctgTGTGGAGCAgaatgataagtcttgaattattcgattcaagaccccttaaattgcatttgttagacctagttcgtattgtatatataacgttttcttgtagttttgttttatgtcttattttcaggtcttagttgaaatctaattcaaaacacttcaattagacctgaaaatacatcaagagtACTTTAGTCATTTTCCTGGAAGTTGAAGAATTGGCCAAGgcagttcgatcgatcgaaataaaattggatcgatcgaaagttagatcgatcgaaataaaagtcgatcgatcgaattctccgtcttccagaaaatcagatatttccagatctttgcattctttatgcaattcaaatcataagttggattttgtggacagaaatggacgccgaccagctctgtttgtgcggctagaattaacttttgatggtcttttgtaaatccaattctctatatatatgagattagggattcAGGTTTAAAcgtgcatcttttggggtttgttcagattttctcaggtgtatcactttaatttctcatgttttagtttactttgatgcacgttttctgggcttaattccagagagcaatttcttcttctttttcctctttgttcttcatgttctagcttaggtttttctccctttttgtaatccgaatttccttagtttaatatagttgtttttaattcatttccttcttgtttctttactgttttcctttaaattcatgcttaaattagattcaattcatgtttagctaatttagttcttagggtttgatcaaaatccaaaccaaaaacctatgtagtgttcttgaggttcttaggattttctttagatgtttgatgattgttaaaggctagaggatatcaaaacccatgctaaaaggttttggtatcaagattccaatctatttattcatgaaaaaagagttaaacttgtctatgagttttcttagacttcttgagtaaaaccaacattcttagaaataagaatgatatcttttgcaatggttctatatgaCTTGATGTATGACTAGCTATTAGAGTCActttatagggtatgctagggaacaccgatcatttcatacctttggtagtatagaatgtctttccattatagtttaatctttacatggaatagatcggtgtgaaactagataccttatcattgtggcctagttagggttttcgtaTATCTTGTATGCTTATTGGGATATGttttagagtagtaagctagggagcattagtcactccacacctttggtagagtaaatgtttttcaattatagtgtaatctttacgtggagtagattaatgtaaaactaggtgctttataactacgtcttaacgaaagtgttttcacgtcgagatcatcgtaatggttgacgcccattacgcgctcatatcaagcatgttaggaaggtccatatagactttaagcatttcattggtggaggattggataagatcaacaccctaagttttctcttagtttgttttcaatttccgctttcatttgccttacttgttgtagcttcaattgtACAActcttgcttttatttttatctttaagttaagttaaatacgctctttaattatcctattacgcaaaacaaccaataatctctgtggttcgatcacccttactatagtacaatcgatacgtactattgcgagtggtaaacttataaatttaaaatccacgtagccgcttggcgCGCTACCACAGAACCAACAAGATCTctaggagtgcctcaagtaccatcatccgttcagcagtgatgatgaggatgatgcgcctatggcAGACACTACATGACTTTTatggtgtattttttttatgttcgaGTCAATATTTTGAACAATTTGTTAAACATGTGTTAACTTTtggactttattactctgtctaccctggtccttctgagaccttcaGGGGGAGTAAATTTTGGTGTGTTTGACTCATATTActatgttttaccctttgtccctttgtgacaaaaacggggagtaatttttttttttggaccgggattgtatttttaaccggtcaagtgatttttgtcacagaatggccaaagggggagtttgttagtttgtaattggcttcattctgttggacaaaatcacttctttgtaatgatgcttttaaatagggattccgctattcagagtgcttccagaagattctgcacagtctacaagtcagaaaaatcgaatcccttgcagccgtccagATGACAtgatataccgtccagacgccaaattgttcaaagcatcatccgtattcccgtccggacgcgctcatctaTAAGGCAAGCcatgcattcaaaattcagacgtccggacatcagccttcatggtccggacgcgcgagctatttatatggaaattgtgtgcatcaaatcaaccgtccagatgacCATTCCCTTTGGTCCAGAAGCGCGAACCCTCAATATGAAAATTGAGTGCAGTTGAAGTGTGACTGTCCGAgcgacagggcaacactgtccagacgaggctcaaatcaagaaagaatttcagcgaaattttggaaagccgatcgtatagttgtccgtccggacgccctatgactaccgttCGGATGgtacctaggttttatcaagccagacgctcagttgaacctgcagcctataaatagacatccctaggcttgagaacggCAAGCATTCGgcattgaattccttagtgcttagagagttatattgtaaggttattgtactgagttagtctctttgaagccattgttgtgtgtgctgttgttgcgctgatctgaagtctatctaaggggttggctctaaggtaaaggattccattgaaaacccctttaagtaggagacctggttgggaggcattcgtgttgggttacatgttagagtgcaaggtacgaccactgtatcaggggtatgtgagtgctactactttgtaactagtcttgtcttctaaatagtggatatcctggtttttctcttattgagtttccacttcgttaacaaaattcttgtattgttttaattccacattgatattattttgttaacactttgtgcacgcacacacttgtttatattagaagtcaatttaatttttcaaaaaagatccactgcttattgtgctataaatttgttcttaaacttgtccctaaaaaaactgtcagtgaccaaatcattgtggaaatacaCAGTCACTAAATgaataagtaaaagaaaaatgctgcATCTGAGGGGaaatgtatcagatgaggaggGTTAGGCCATagtaaataaggtttgacttttgactgatttatcattgattttctgtcttgtttagaaaattcagttgctttcataccttattgagaaagtcttcacgcATAtgcacattgcatgagttaagtaatctgtttaaaatttctatctacagggaaatttgtgctaattgaactcttaactctcaattatgtcatagacacgtcactaattgcttttttgtttttgtttttactgttgttgttgttgttgttgttgttgttgttgttgttttagtGTGTTAACCATTTTTAGGCGGTTTATGAAACTACTATACTCTTTCGTTGTGGTCACTTGGTGCTCTGGATGATTGATGGTATGTAAGAGGTTGTTCTTTAATGCCCACGCTCAAGAAACAACAAAGAGCAAGTCTTATACAAGGGGTAAAAtggtccaaaataaaataaaaaataaccattttacCCCTCCTAAATGCACTAACGGGCTCCTTAATGCACTAACTGCCTAACAATTTGATGATGCGGATGAAAATCAGCCTTCAGATAATGcacttgtaaaaaataaaaaataaaaagaagaagaagaaaaatttagtATTGATTTTTACTATCACATCATTCAATCTGTATTGTAGTTGTATAACAGTATACTAAATAGCAAAATAACATATACAAATGTATTCTTGTGGTGAGAAATGCTCTTTAGAGTTTGTTTgggtttacaatttttttaaaaaaaaatgccttttaaaatagcgattttaaaattgcagtttggcctttaaaattgtgtgttttcaaaaaacGCTCCATTGCTTGCCATTTGAAACgcaaatttttgtatttttaaatcgcaatgcTAAATGTACCCTTAAtagataattattatataacgGAAATGATGCAAcagtgaaaataataattataatttaaaaattaattttcaccgTCACAACttctattaaataacattagtAATATTGCAATGATTTTTGAAATAATGGGTTCACTAATTTGATGCTCGAACACACTGAATCAAACTGTCAAATCACGGTGAACGGAACGAACGAAATTTATAGGCCCGTGATCTTTCgttttgtgttgggttgattttgGTGGGAGAATAACATGGGTTGAGGGTGGTGTCTCTCAGGAACAAACAAAATCACAAATCGAGGATCAATTCAGGGGCGGTCCTACATTGGGGCTAGGGGGGgcaagccccaaaattttccccaaaatttttttttttttcataaaaaaaaatattaaaattaaaattttaccccctaatttttttaatttttttagttttgccccctcaaaattttttttctttcgatttGACCCCTCCATTTTTACCAGCCTATGTCCGCCACTGGATCAATTGGTGGGGTGGTGGGGGCATGCCACTACAGCTTGCTTCATCTCCTGCCCTCTTGAGTGAAGTTTATTGGGATTGTTGTGCAAATCTCGAATAAACTACTTAGCAGTCCCtgctttctatttttattttttggatctAAAGTCCGATCCAACACGTTACATTATGGTAAGTTCAAAAAACAAGGGGTTGCAGCAATTTGTAAACAAAGAAATTTAACAGaagagattaaaaataataataataataataataataattaatttgcaaaactaaatttattaaatGGCCGTTGTAACTATATCCAAGGAGCAAAAGAGAGAATAAAACGTGAAATATGTTTTAGGAACAGATTTAGATTCAAACGCGTATTATTGGGACATAGAAACTGGCTTTTAGGctttaggttttttattttgtggaaGAAGCTTCTCCCTCAGCTCTGCAACATCGATCTGACCAAAGTGACTCTCCGGAATCCAGTTGCCACTCTTTGGATCTCTCATCCAAAAGATCTCCTCCGGCTGGTCGGTGGCCACCGTACTGCTAGACTGATCAGCTGCCTTCCTCAGCGCTGTTACTACTGGCTGCACTCTTGCATTCTCCACTGCCGATGAGTATGATCGCCTACTGCATGTATTACAAAATgaagcaaataaaaataaaaaataaaaaaagtcataaaaaacCTTAGATCTATACAACGTGAAGATCAAGATGATATGATTAAAAGACATAAGAGAAAGACAAGCACGAACCTGAGAAGGAGAATGGAGTTGATGGAAACCTTAGGCATGGTCAAAAGAGAAAAGATGATGTAGATGGATGGAGAAAATGGAGGTACAAAAAAGGtagggttttcttttgttttctactTGAAGAGTTTTTGTAGGGGAGGAGGGGTTTTATATAGGCAAACAGTTGTAACTTAAAAGTATTAGAATCTCTGCGACTCCCGGATAAGTTTATTGTTctggaatttttgaatttccatAACGTGCGGGAATTTTCCTCGCACTACTAATTCAACCACGTggctttcttttaatttcatctAGAATAATTAGAatatcggttttttttttttaataaccaagtttacttaccaaaaaattaaacaaaggaTTATGGGATAGAGATATTATatgtttataactttttttaaaattaatcatcgGATATGTATGAcctacttataaaaaaacatatctaataattaattttaaaaaaagattattggagttgtataaaaattgtgtcaaaaattatacaataattatttttctatcggataattaatgaataaaaatatatttttatcgtTGAGCAAACTATACTCTtttgttttgagagagagaatttgCTACCTTTTGACCTCTCCATATCGGTCTAGCTTGCCTGCACTTTCAAATAAAGCCTGACAGGATTTATTCCCCCGGATGGTGTATGGCATGTTCATGTTGACTACGTACTCTtgcttttctatttctattcaCTTGATTACATCACATGCATTGCATCAGCAAGCTTACGCAGAGGTGGATGTTTCCGTGTAAATTGAGACTTGGAGAATagataaggaaaaagaatgacataaaaattagaaaaaaatgcGTGATCTGAAAATctggtttttaaaaatgcattgaAGAGTTTGGTGAAATTGCAGCTTGACTTTTAAAACTGtatgttttctaaaaaaatcttcttgcttatgatttaaaaacataattttttttttgcgtttttaaatcgtatttttttttaaaaaaaatgcaatttcaaacaattcattttttacgatttatattaaaatcatactttttatcGACAAAATCGCAATACTAAATGCACTCTTAGCAAAAATTGTCTATGATCGATCTATCGGTGAGAAGGAACCGATTGGCTGGTCTGAGTCAAGAGCAAAACCATACCAATTGGTAGACAGTCAAGCTGATTAAACTGGTTGGTGCAAGTACACTGCAGATTGCAGAGAAAAGTACTTCGATCAATCGGTGGAGCGCGAAGCCAAGTCAAATAAAATCGAAATCCTTAGTGATCGGTCAGTTTTAGCACCAAATCTATCAGCTAGTGATAGACTACATGCCTAGATAAGTCAAAAGAATTGCAGAAGCTGGAGCGGGCTTATGTAAGGCTCCTTATGGAACCTTAGTTACCATTTGGccatctagagagagagagagagaaaagagaattattttcttggtttcttTGAAAGTTCAAGGCATCAAGAGGTAATCTTTCGAATCTAGCTTGTATTTTCGTTCCCAAGGCATTGTTATTTCGTTGGGTTGGATGCAAGATGCTAGTGTGTGAATGTATATCTGTTGATATGGGGGTAGAAATCAAAGAGTTTaggtttttgtttaaaaaccttACCTTTATGGTGGGTTATGTTTTAAACGAATTAGATGAGACCAAAGTTGAGCCTTAGGCTCTATTTCTtgtaaatttagagaaaaaatatatataaacccctcaaattatcacttcattgttaatgtcccccactcaaactaccaattgtgtcaatgtccccataatgacaaaaatacctttcataaaattattaaattaaaataaaaataaaaaaaattattaaataacgtaacaaataaaaaattgtacaaaaaataaaaataaaaataataaaactggtttatttttggtagtttttttttttttttaaaaaaaatgtttttataattttcagttattttttcgtttgttttttttagaaaaaaaaaaaaaaaaaaaaaaaaaaagctttctttttcgtttgttaatttaataaaaaactagtttttttttggtttttgttttttaaaaaaataaatcgttctttttcgtttttttttttttttttaattttcacttttcattttttttccttttttttgttggtagtttttgtagttttttattttttagttttagttttttatttttttccccgaatttatgaggacatttttgtcttattcaaaaaatgtTATGCTCATTTTTGTCTCTTTGTTGGTTTTAGGGGGAACATTGATACAACTGGTAatttgggggacattgacaattaagtggtagtttgagagggatataagtatttttccctaaatttagacGATTTGGAGCTTTTGGTTGATGAAAAATGGTGAGAATGTAAAGTTGAAAAA carries:
- the LOC133862598 gene encoding uncharacterized protein LOC133862598 isoform X1 codes for the protein MPKVSINSILLLSRRSYSSAVENARVQPVVTALRKAADQSSSTVATDQPEEIFWMRDPKSGNWIPESHFGQIDVAELREKLLPQNKKPKA
- the LOC133862598 gene encoding uncharacterized protein LOC133862598 isoform X2 produces the protein MPKVSINSILLLRRSYSSAVENARVQPVVTALRKAADQSSSTVATDQPEEIFWMRDPKSGNWIPESHFGQIDVAELREKLLPQNKKPKA